A portion of the Ficedula albicollis isolate OC2 unplaced genomic scaffold, FicAlb1.5 N01020, whole genome shotgun sequence genome contains these proteins:
- the LOC101806155 gene encoding E3 ubiquitin-protein ligase Topors-like encodes MATGTDSNCPICQETWDDMASALPCRHQFCLGCILRWATTNPSCPLCRTLIETVRFSERGEQDYVQFVITSPAEPAETSSQPERAPHHLDQNSLHGPVVSPAPSAQGTLIPAEQRPPEPEPVGGLLPEVWAGLFRQRQHLLEPVRPWLRRRLQGIFRDRWWLAEVAESSVLRELCLHGPDAAILVLRLRHYLEEHTAPLVRSLIGVIAGRCSKEAKRRLRSRDSGEDSGSSSSSCTGSRDRTPDRGPAGSGVQEEAGTSQSSLQDSHSCARPVPGPAERERPRRSRRGTGPSARGCV; translated from the coding sequence ATGGCCACAGGGACAGACAGCAACTGCCCCATCTGCCAGGAGACTTGGGATGACATGGcttcagctctgccctgtcgcCACCAGTTCTGCCTGGGTTGCATTCTGCGGTGGGCCACAACGAACCCCTCGTGCCCACTCTGCAGAACACTGATAGAGACCGTCAGGTTTTCTGAGCGGGGCGAACAGGACTACGTACAGTTTGTCATCACCTCCCCTGCCGAGCCAGCAGAGACCAGCAGCCAACCAGAGAGAGCTCCCCATCACCTGGACCAGAACAGCCTCCATGGCCCTGTGGTGTCCCCTGCACCTTCTGCACAGGGCACGCTGatcccagctgagcagaggcCTCCAGAGCCGGAGCCTGTGGGCGGCCTCCTGCCCGAGGTGTGGGCAGGACTGTTCCGACAGCGACAGCACCTGCTGGAGCCCGTGCGGCCCTGGCTGCGCCGGAGGCTGCAGGGAATATTCCGGGACCGCTGGTGGCTGGCAGAGGTTGCGGAGAGCTCCGTCCTGCGCGAGCTCTGCCTCCACGGCCCGGATGCGGCGATCCTGGTCCTGAGGCTGCGGCACTACCTGGAGGAGCACACAGCGCCGCTGGTTCGCAGCCTCATCGGCGTCATCGCGGGCCGCTGCAGCAAGGAGGCCAAGCGGCGGCTGCGCTCCCGGGACAGCGGGGAGGACAgcggctccagcagctccagctgcaccgGCTCCCGGGACAGGACTCCTGACCGCGGCCCCGCAGGCTCCGGCGTGCAGGAGGAAGCTGGAACATCGCAGAGCAGCCtccaggacagccacagctgcgCCCGCCCTGTGCCCGGCCCCGCAGAGCGGGAGCGGCCCCGGAGGAGCCGGCGGGGGACAGGTCCCTCCGCCCGGGGCTGcgtct